A region of uncultured Desulfobacter sp. DNA encodes the following proteins:
- a CDS encoding DUF2846 domain-containing protein translates to MFNENRSIKKGSYMVLIVLLLMVASCGFKHPDMASNDLDQLAKNFETSPSKAKLYIVRPSKFGGAGVEIFPTVNQYASGTLASGSYMLIELDPGEYSVSAAGNLQDPGAIQIDAKAGQLYFIQMYPKVKISVIIALSPGLQIERLDPNDAKEIVMGLKRFNSVVYEDYTTNPPKEDYGDLYFMRPRTFHGAASNNKVCPTVDSRVVGCIEMSRCIRSSAVPGAHIFSAIGKFEGQRNLELVIEKNKDYFITVTPTMGWAYPKLKLELVDPAKNKELVTDCMNK, encoded by the coding sequence ATGTTTAATGAAAATAGATCTATAAAAAAAGGCAGTTACATGGTTTTGATCGTTTTGCTTCTTATGGTGGCTTCCTGTGGGTTTAAACATCCGGATATGGCATCAAATGATCTGGACCAGTTGGCTAAAAATTTTGAGACTTCTCCTTCTAAAGCCAAACTCTATATTGTCCGGCCGTCAAAATTCGGCGGGGCCGGTGTGGAAATTTTTCCAACAGTGAATCAATACGCTTCCGGCACACTGGCATCCGGTTCCTATATGTTGATTGAACTGGATCCCGGAGAATATTCAGTCTCAGCCGCTGGAAATTTGCAAGATCCTGGAGCTATTCAGATTGATGCCAAGGCCGGACAGCTTTATTTTATCCAGATGTACCCTAAAGTAAAAATTAGTGTCATCATCGCTCTTTCACCGGGTTTGCAGATTGAAAGACTTGATCCAAACGATGCAAAAGAGATTGTAATGGGGCTTAAGCGATTTAATTCTGTAGTATATGAGGACTACACCACCAATCCCCCGAAGGAAGATTACGGAGATCTTTATTTCATGAGGCCCAGAACTTTTCATGGTGCTGCCAGCAATAACAAGGTATGCCCCACGGTGGATTCAAGGGTTGTTGGATGTATAGAAATGAGTCGTTGTATTAGGTCTTCTGCCGTCCCGGGAGCACACATATTTTCTGCGATAGGTAAATTTGAAGGGCAGCGAAATCTGGAGCTTGTTATTGAGAAAAATAAGGATTATTTCATCACTGTGACACCCACAATGGGTTGGGCATATCCAAAATTAAAATTAGAACTCGTTGATCCGGCAAAAAATAAAGAGTTGGTAACTGACTGTATGAATAAATAA
- a CDS encoding sugar phosphate isomerase/epimerase, with translation MHLIGMKIDEVRIDGRMDCFQKDLEELNYMGIKAVELPVHGMDVILNGQINHRRMDQVTEILKPFKFRYSVHSPNPLNLMDKEEPKLHADILAASLEFARQVGAKAVVVHSGRFIPEELFTLCPARDIPEREKARLLAQEARILQEVCALYPDVTVALENARPYLSQSPYCYAERLGNLKTQVLDVNRDNVRINLDFGHLFMCATFYDFDPMAEVSQIRGLVAHTHIHDNFGGAVHHFQKQQTHQLPLGKGDSHMPVGWGSVPVAGMLQQILPEYEGLFMMELRSRYFNDIQESKLNLRKIIMQINQGENGVNLSRDLHPDRSTTQKTHHRHQI, from the coding sequence ATGCATCTGATCGGCATGAAAATCGATGAGGTCCGGATCGACGGCCGGATGGACTGTTTCCAGAAAGATCTGGAAGAACTGAACTACATGGGTATTAAGGCCGTGGAACTGCCGGTGCATGGGATGGACGTCATCCTGAACGGACAGATCAACCACCGCCGGATGGATCAGGTGACCGAAATTCTTAAACCCTTTAAATTCCGCTATTCCGTACATTCTCCCAATCCTTTGAATCTGATGGACAAAGAGGAGCCCAAACTGCACGCCGATATTCTGGCAGCCTCACTGGAATTTGCCAGACAGGTGGGGGCAAAGGCCGTTGTGGTGCACAGCGGCCGCTTTATTCCCGAGGAGCTCTTTACCCTCTGCCCTGCCCGGGATATTCCGGAACGGGAAAAAGCGCGACTGCTGGCCCAGGAGGCCCGGATCCTGCAGGAGGTCTGTGCCCTGTACCCGGATGTGACCGTGGCCCTGGAAAACGCACGCCCCTATCTCAGCCAGAGCCCGTACTGTTACGCCGAGCGCCTTGGAAATCTCAAAACACAGGTGCTGGACGTCAATCGGGACAATGTCCGAATTAATCTGGATTTCGGCCATCTTTTCATGTGCGCCACCTTCTATGATTTTGACCCCATGGCAGAAGTCTCCCAGATCAGGGGACTTGTAGCCCACACCCACATCCACGACAACTTCGGGGGTGCGGTCCATCATTTCCAGAAACAGCAGACCCACCAGCTGCCCCTGGGCAAAGGCGATTCCCATATGCCCGTGGGCTGGGGCAGTGTTCCCGTTGCCGGAATGCTCCAGCAGATCCTGCCGGAATATGAGGGGCTTTTCATGATGGAGCTCCGGAGCCGGTACTTCAACGATATCCAGGAATCCAAGCTCAATCTGAGAAAGATCATCATGCAAATAAACCAAGGTGAAAACGGTGTGAATCTTTCAAGAGATCTCCATCCTGACCGGTCAACCACCCAGAAAACTCATCATCGGCATCAAATATAA
- the phnE gene encoding phosphonate ABC transporter, permease protein PhnE — protein MKKGYRLWSAGAATLILLGFFLPWIGKTPVSCSGFSLSMMGFAFLWLLPLSSVGVALPMVLKKKPRPFHLLYPAIISALPLVILICTMIVQDTGTLTLAWPSDTMEILRLSTRGETHLLNPVTDLGIGLILSLGGIALQSLIPFFFKSIYSLAGSEEPTYRTVIKPSGISAEYKRSTVIFLCAAILAVTYVWCGMSPLKLWENRGHAREYLFGRVLSAQDLAEVEARARRAPNIEAEGLAREYMSNKYRDVPFQEQPDAARKREEREEVKQQILSRMAPRKIENLIKEARRTALKNKKGGYFPPETAWPKIKGYLVALLETVAIAIWGTLLALICAIPISFFAAQNTLGLIFPSDDLRSRSLKNSISFFVRRFLDSCRGFNEFVMALIFVAVIGLGPYAGILALWIHTFGILGKVFSEQIEAIESGQVEALTSTGASATQAIAFSVMPQVLPTFVSYTLLRFESNVRSAAILGFVGAGGIGFLIFDKLNGYLFREVCTMMIIIIITVGIIDHLCSRIRMRFI, from the coding sequence ATGAAAAAGGGATACAGACTCTGGAGCGCCGGTGCGGCGACCCTGATTCTGCTGGGATTCTTCCTTCCCTGGATTGGGAAAACACCCGTGAGCTGTTCCGGTTTCTCCCTGTCCATGATGGGTTTTGCGTTCCTGTGGCTGCTCCCCCTCTCCAGTGTGGGTGTTGCCCTGCCCATGGTTCTCAAAAAAAAGCCCCGGCCCTTCCATCTGCTGTATCCGGCAATCATCTCTGCCCTGCCCCTCGTGATTCTTATTTGCACGATGATTGTCCAAGATACCGGAACCCTGACACTGGCCTGGCCGTCCGACACCATGGAAATACTCAGGCTGAGCACCAGGGGGGAAACGCACCTGCTGAACCCGGTCACAGATCTGGGTATCGGGCTGATCCTGAGTCTTGGCGGCATCGCTCTCCAGAGTCTGATCCCTTTCTTTTTTAAATCCATTTACAGTTTGGCAGGATCAGAAGAACCCACCTACCGGACTGTGATCAAGCCTTCCGGAATTTCAGCGGAATACAAAAGAAGCACTGTCATTTTTCTATGTGCCGCCATCCTTGCGGTCACCTATGTGTGGTGCGGAATGAGCCCCTTGAAGCTGTGGGAAAACCGGGGCCATGCCAGAGAGTACCTGTTTGGCCGGGTGCTTTCCGCCCAGGATCTGGCCGAGGTGGAGGCCCGGGCCCGGCGTGCGCCCAATATCGAGGCCGAAGGGCTGGCCCGGGAGTACATGTCCAACAAATACCGGGATGTGCCGTTTCAGGAACAACCCGATGCAGCCCGCAAGAGGGAGGAACGTGAAGAGGTCAAGCAGCAGATTCTTTCCCGGATGGCCCCCCGGAAGATTGAAAACCTGATAAAGGAGGCACGGCGCACTGCCCTGAAAAACAAGAAAGGCGGATATTTCCCGCCGGAAACCGCATGGCCAAAGATCAAGGGATATCTTGTCGCCCTGCTTGAAACCGTGGCCATTGCCATATGGGGAACGCTTCTGGCACTGATATGCGCCATTCCGATCTCTTTTTTTGCAGCCCAAAACACCCTGGGCCTGATCTTTCCGTCCGATGATCTGCGTTCAAGATCCCTGAAAAACAGCATCTCCTTTTTTGTGCGACGATTTCTGGATTCCTGCCGGGGCTTTAACGAATTTGTCATGGCCCTGATTTTCGTTGCCGTGATCGGGCTTGGGCCCTACGCCGGAATCTTAGCCCTGTGGATCCATACCTTCGGGATCCTGGGCAAAGTATTTTCAGAACAAATTGAGGCCATTGAGTCCGGCCAGGTGGAAGCATTGACCAGCACAGGTGCCAGCGCGACACAGGCCATTGCTTTTTCCGTCATGCCCCAGGTTTTGCCGACGTTTGTCTCCTACACCCTTCTGCGGTTTGAATCCAATGTCAGAAGCGCCGCCATCCTGGGGTTTGTGGGTGCCGGAGGCATCGGATTTCTGATTTTTGACAAACTCAACGGGTACCTGTTCCGGGAAGTATGCACCATGATGATCATCATTATCATCACCGTGGGCATCATTGACCATCTGTGCAGCAGAATCCGCATGAGATTCATATGA
- a CDS encoding alpha-D-ribose 1-methylphosphonate 5-triphosphate diphosphatase — translation MTFKKVICNGPVFDGRHLFHSGAVLMDGDKISSVFDAPVQIPDARIIDARGHLIMPGIVDLHSDSLERSIEKRKGVFFDIDFAILNLDRSLAACGITSFFHAISFADNELGLRSPKAALQCLRQIKDYNDSGQALVKHFTHVRYEVGSEESFAIIKELVQEGLIDLLSIMDHTPGQGQFTSMASYIKFHACEYAIPHEEIQAKAVEKQSRNIRAWQMVSELTQLVAQANIPMLSHDDDTLSKIDLIHRLGIRACEFPVTAEAAEAAHCAGMKIFMGAPNLLRNQSTNGNLKASQALSSGHCNGLVSDYYPESLVQAAFVAAEYTGDLPCALGQVTSGPGSFMGHRNGAGTLEPGKDADIIIVNRQNRWAHVTRAFVRGRSVYDIQTP, via the coding sequence ATGACCTTTAAAAAAGTGATATGCAACGGACCGGTGTTTGACGGCCGGCATCTGTTTCACAGTGGTGCGGTCCTCATGGACGGGGACAAAATCAGCAGCGTATTCGACGCGCCGGTGCAGATTCCGGATGCCCGGATCATCGATGCCCGGGGGCATCTGATCATGCCGGGTATTGTGGACCTGCATTCCGACAGCCTTGAGCGCAGCATTGAAAAAAGAAAAGGGGTGTTCTTCGACATTGATTTTGCCATCCTGAACCTGGACCGGAGCCTGGCGGCCTGCGGCATCACCAGCTTTTTTCACGCCATCAGCTTTGCAGACAACGAACTGGGACTGCGCTCCCCAAAGGCGGCACTCCAGTGCCTGCGGCAGATCAAGGATTACAACGACTCGGGCCAGGCCCTGGTCAAACATTTCACCCACGTGCGGTATGAAGTGGGATCCGAAGAGAGTTTTGCCATCATCAAGGAGCTGGTTCAGGAAGGACTGATCGACCTGCTTTCCATCATGGACCACACACCGGGCCAGGGCCAGTTCACCTCCATGGCATCATATATCAAGTTCCACGCCTGCGAATATGCCATCCCCCATGAAGAGATCCAGGCCAAGGCCGTGGAAAAACAGTCCAGGAACATACGTGCGTGGCAAATGGTATCGGAGCTGACACAGCTGGTGGCCCAAGCCAATATCCCCATGCTGAGCCACGATGACGACACCTTGAGCAAAATTGACCTGATTCACCGTCTCGGGATCCGGGCCTGCGAATTTCCCGTCACCGCCGAAGCGGCCGAGGCGGCCCACTGTGCCGGCATGAAGATCTTCATGGGCGCTCCCAACCTGCTGAGAAATCAGTCCACCAACGGCAACCTGAAAGCATCCCAGGCGCTATCTTCCGGCCACTGCAACGGCCTTGTATCGGACTACTATCCGGAATCCCTGGTTCAGGCGGCCTTTGTGGCCGCAGAATACACCGGGGATCTTCCCTGCGCCCTCGGTCAGGTCACATCCGGCCCCGGATCCTTCATGGGCCACCGGAACGGTGCGGGCACGCTGGAACCAGGCAAGGACGCCGACATCATCATCGTCAACCGGCAGAACCGGTGGGCCCATGTGACCCGGGCCTTTGTCCGGGGCAGATCTGTTTATGACATCCAAACCCCGTGA
- the phnC gene encoding phosphonate ABC transporter ATP-binding protein encodes MAYSHETVMQVEALTKVYPGDVTAVNNVSFTIQKGQMTAVLGPSGAGKSTLLRCMNRLISRTSGRVVINGRDITLCRGKALRQLRGDVGMVFQQFNLAPRLTVFENVLAGRLGHITHPVWFFASIFRKFNEREKEKAFQALRRVGIEHLAAKRADSLSGGQQQRVAIARTLAQEPSVILADEPVASLDPASSQRVLGILKKICDSRDIPVIVNLHQVDLAQQYANRILGIQGGSLVFDGPVTDFSMDIARRIYGTQFESAIFHQDHRKTAAA; translated from the coding sequence ATGGCGTACTCCCATGAAACCGTTATGCAGGTGGAAGCATTGACCAAAGTCTATCCCGGCGATGTCACGGCGGTCAACAACGTCTCATTCACCATCCAAAAAGGCCAGATGACTGCCGTGCTGGGGCCCTCCGGTGCAGGTAAATCCACCCTGCTGCGCTGCATGAACCGGCTGATCAGCCGGACCAGCGGACGGGTGGTGATCAACGGAAGGGATATCACCCTGTGCCGGGGCAAGGCACTCAGGCAACTCAGAGGTGATGTGGGCATGGTGTTCCAGCAGTTCAATCTGGCCCCCCGCCTCACGGTGTTTGAAAATGTGCTGGCCGGCCGCCTGGGCCACATAACCCATCCGGTCTGGTTTTTTGCCTCCATTTTTCGCAAATTTAATGAAAGGGAGAAGGAAAAGGCGTTCCAGGCCCTTCGCCGGGTGGGCATTGAGCATCTGGCCGCCAAGCGGGCCGACTCTCTTTCCGGAGGCCAGCAGCAGCGGGTGGCCATTGCCCGAACCTTGGCCCAGGAGCCCTCGGTCATTCTTGCCGACGAGCCGGTGGCCAGCCTGGATCCTGCCAGCTCCCAAAGGGTGCTGGGAATTTTGAAAAAAATCTGCGATTCCCGGGACATCCCGGTGATTGTGAACCTGCATCAGGTGGACCTTGCCCAGCAGTATGCCAACCGGATCCTAGGCATCCAGGGCGGGTCCTTAGTGTTTGACGGACCTGTGACCGATTTCAGCATGGATATTGCCCGCAGGATTTACGGCACCCAGTTTGAGTCGGCCATTTTTCATCAGGACCACAGGAAGACTGCCGCAGCCTGA
- the phnD gene encoding phosphonate ABC transporter substrate-binding protein — MKTVLKLCLALLCVLLFSAASSSATPASWPDTIRVGLIPTEGGADIQVRFKPLMDHLEAKLGIKVEPFSASDYAGIITAMAHKHIDFAYFGPKSYVEASARAGAEAVALELDKTGAQGYYGIIITNKASGITTLDQAIDKTRTFAFTDPNSTSGCLVPSVLFYRDLKTPPESLFREVSFSGSHGASILAVKNSKVDVASTNNIDLDRMIEKGAASMDDFNIIWKSELIPGAPMCARKDLPESLKAAFTGALMSFNFDKAGIEKLQNGGYAPVDDATYDVVRYMQQLKAKLQEKKGN, encoded by the coding sequence ATGAAAACCGTTTTAAAACTGTGCCTTGCTCTTTTGTGCGTCCTGCTCTTTTCTGCCGCAAGCAGTTCCGCCACCCCCGCCAGCTGGCCCGACACAATCCGGGTGGGTCTGATTCCCACCGAAGGCGGCGCCGATATCCAGGTCCGTTTCAAGCCGCTGATGGATCACCTTGAAGCCAAACTGGGCATCAAAGTGGAACCCTTTTCGGCTTCCGATTATGCCGGAATTATCACTGCCATGGCCCACAAACATATCGATTTTGCCTATTTCGGACCCAAAAGCTACGTGGAAGCTTCCGCCCGGGCCGGTGCCGAAGCCGTGGCCCTGGAACTGGACAAAACCGGAGCCCAGGGGTATTACGGCATCATCATCACCAACAAAGCCTCGGGTATCACCACCCTGGATCAGGCCATTGACAAGACCAGAACCTTTGCCTTCACCGATCCCAACTCCACTTCCGGCTGTCTTGTACCCAGCGTTCTGTTTTACAGAGACCTGAAAACCCCGCCCGAATCCCTGTTCAGGGAAGTCTCCTTTTCCGGCTCCCATGGGGCCAGCATTCTGGCTGTCAAAAACAGCAAAGTGGACGTGGCCTCCACCAACAATATCGACTTGGACCGCATGATCGAGAAAGGCGCTGCCAGCATGGATGATTTCAACATCATCTGGAAATCCGAACTGATCCCCGGTGCCCCCATGTGTGCCAGAAAAGATCTGCCGGAAAGCCTGAAAGCCGCCTTTACCGGCGCACTGATGTCCTTCAACTTTGACAAAGCCGGCATTGAAAAACTCCAGAACGGCGGATATGCGCCCGTGGATGACGCCACCTATGATGTAGTCCGCTACATGCAGCAGCTCAAGGCCAAACTCCAGGAAAAGAAAGGCAACTAA
- the phnK gene encoding phosphonate C-P lyase system protein PhnK: MTMMPEKERVPLLRVQNLSKLYGRQLGCRDINFELSQGEVIGIVGESGSGKSTVLNCIAGKLPASTGFVFFNSDEGLVDLCRSDEARLRRLTRTQTGFVCQNARDGLRLRISAGGNIGERLMANGMRNYGQIRRIALEWLAKVEIDPARIDDPALTFSGGMQQRLQIAVNLVTGPKIILMDEPTSGLDVSVQARVIDILRKLVIRMKLSMILVTHDLAVARLMCHRLYVMKNGRIIEDGLSDQILDDPREPYTQLLVSSILRP; the protein is encoded by the coding sequence ATGACCATGATGCCGGAAAAAGAACGCGTTCCTTTGCTGCGGGTTCAAAACCTTTCCAAACTATACGGACGGCAGTTGGGATGCCGTGACATCAATTTTGAACTGTCCCAGGGAGAGGTAATCGGCATTGTGGGAGAGTCCGGCTCCGGAAAATCCACGGTGCTCAACTGCATTGCCGGAAAACTTCCTGCCTCCACAGGTTTTGTGTTCTTTAACAGTGATGAAGGACTGGTGGACCTGTGCCGCTCAGATGAAGCCCGGCTTCGCAGACTTACCCGCACCCAGACCGGATTTGTCTGCCAGAACGCCAGGGACGGCCTTCGCCTGAGGATCAGTGCCGGCGGCAACATCGGCGAGCGGCTCATGGCTAACGGTATGCGCAACTATGGCCAGATCCGGCGGATCGCCCTGGAGTGGCTGGCAAAAGTGGAGATTGATCCGGCCCGCATCGACGATCCGGCACTCACCTTTTCAGGCGGCATGCAGCAGCGGCTTCAGATTGCGGTCAATCTTGTCACCGGTCCCAAGATCATCCTGATGGATGAGCCCACCTCCGGCCTGGATGTATCGGTCCAGGCCAGGGTGATCGATATCCTGCGCAAACTGGTGATACGCATGAAGCTGTCCATGATCCTGGTGACCCACGACCTTGCCGTGGCCCGGCTGATGTGCCACAGGCTTTATGTGATGAAAAACGGCCGGATCATTGAGGACGGTCTCAGCGACCAGATACTGGATGATCCCAGAGAGCCCTATACCCAGCTTCTGGTCTCTTCCATCCTGAGACCTTGA
- a CDS encoding TonB-dependent receptor: MKKELWLVLMSVFLALPCPGMADETKTEDDVVLVDDMIVTASRSEQANEKVPAQITVITAEEIKSSGAQSVPDALKHLGGVVVSDLNGNSMYQKVDMGGFGESCDRHVAVLVNGRKINPIDQSPVNFLSIPIENVEKIELVHGGNSVLYGGDAMGGVINIITKEARDGVHGWLEEGIGSHGTAKGLAGVSFSSGKFAGSIGGGFYDTDGYRDHSDASRQNAEATFNYDPSDALGLSFKASTTKADYEYPGGLTKAEMETDRKQADPDFPDDKGESQDDAYILSVKSDWGTFGRFNVDFSYRTYERHDISWGSSFDYDLDTVGVTPQYVLDHSIFGKENRLTLGFEYYDTDYDALFYHYSDYDHSQDTAGFYLQDEFGILENLILNLGARYEECNTSLKYVMLGTNKDVDEDEWAWNVGLAYIFSHRSKVYVRAYQAYRFPRVDEFMNVSTGAINKELSHEISKGYEAGVRFVGMGSRLIADLRLFTFDADDEITWVGSWLTGQNENLNKTRHRGGELNVDYKANRLITLFAGAGYTDAEVVSGQYYGVDISGNKIPLVPEFKATLGFALNFDFGLTFRCQYNYLDDRYAGSDFNNSDEKLDQAHTVDVYLAYPYKQVEFFANATNIFNEEYCDGYSGSYYPAAEAVYYGGIRVKF, from the coding sequence GTGAAAAAAGAGTTGTGGTTGGTTTTGATGTCTGTTTTTCTGGCACTGCCCTGTCCGGGTATGGCAGACGAGACGAAAACTGAGGATGATGTGGTGCTGGTGGACGATATGATTGTTACGGCCAGCAGGTCCGAACAGGCCAATGAAAAGGTTCCGGCCCAGATTACGGTGATCACGGCCGAGGAGATTAAGTCCAGCGGAGCCCAGTCCGTGCCCGATGCGCTTAAACACCTTGGCGGGGTTGTTGTTTCAGATCTCAACGGAAACTCAATGTATCAAAAAGTTGATATGGGCGGGTTTGGTGAATCTTGCGACCGTCATGTGGCGGTTCTGGTCAATGGGAGAAAAATCAACCCCATTGACCAGTCGCCGGTCAATTTCCTTTCCATCCCCATCGAAAATGTTGAAAAAATTGAATTGGTTCACGGCGGTAACTCTGTGCTGTACGGTGGGGATGCCATGGGCGGTGTCATTAATATTATCACCAAAGAGGCCCGGGACGGTGTGCACGGATGGCTGGAGGAAGGTATCGGCTCCCATGGTACAGCCAAGGGACTTGCCGGGGTCAGTTTTTCCTCCGGAAAATTTGCAGGAAGTATCGGCGGAGGGTTTTATGATACCGACGGGTATAGAGACCATTCCGATGCCAGCCGGCAAAATGCTGAGGCAACGTTTAACTATGATCCGTCAGATGCCTTGGGGCTCTCCTTTAAGGCGTCAACCACCAAAGCCGATTATGAATACCCCGGCGGCCTGACCAAAGCCGAGATGGAGACGGACAGAAAACAGGCTGATCCCGATTTCCCCGATGATAAAGGAGAGAGCCAGGATGACGCGTATATCCTGTCGGTTAAATCTGACTGGGGGACGTTTGGCCGCTTCAATGTTGATTTCAGCTATCGAACCTATGAGCGGCACGATATCTCCTGGGGCTCGTCCTTTGATTATGATTTGGACACCGTTGGCGTCACTCCCCAGTATGTCCTGGACCATTCCATCTTCGGAAAAGAGAATCGTTTGACCCTTGGGTTTGAATATTACGATACAGACTATGATGCCTTGTTTTATCACTATTCAGACTATGACCACAGCCAGGATACAGCCGGGTTTTATCTACAGGACGAGTTCGGCATACTGGAAAATTTAATTTTAAATCTTGGTGCCCGGTATGAAGAGTGCAACACCAGCCTGAAATATGTCATGTTGGGTACGAACAAGGATGTGGATGAGGATGAATGGGCCTGGAATGTCGGTCTGGCATATATTTTTTCACATCGGTCAAAAGTTTATGTGCGGGCTTACCAGGCATACAGATTCCCCAGGGTTGATGAATTCATGAATGTTTCCACAGGAGCCATAAATAAGGAACTGAGCCATGAAATCTCAAAGGGCTATGAGGCTGGTGTCCGGTTTGTGGGGATGGGAAGCCGTCTGATAGCTGATTTGCGGCTTTTTACATTTGATGCCGATGATGAGATTACCTGGGTGGGGAGCTGGTTGACCGGTCAGAATGAGAATTTGAACAAAACCCGGCACCGGGGTGGCGAGCTGAATGTTGATTATAAAGCAAACCGGCTGATTACTTTGTTCGCAGGTGCCGGATACACCGATGCCGAAGTCGTCAGCGGCCAGTATTATGGTGTTGATATCAGCGGAAACAAAATTCCTCTGGTCCCTGAGTTCAAGGCAACGCTTGGATTTGCCTTGAACTTTGACTTTGGCCTGACATTCAGGTGCCAGTATAATTATCTGGATGACAGGTACGCGGGAAGTGATTTTAATAATTCCGATGAAAAGCTCGACCAGGCCCATACCGTTGATGTATACCTGGCTTACCCCTACAAGCAGGTGGAGTTCTTTGCCAATGCAACCAATATCTTTAATGAGGAATACTGTGACGGCTACAGCGGATCTTACTATCCTGCGGCAGAAGCTGTTTATTACGGCGGTATTCGGGTCAAATTCTAA
- the phnL gene encoding phosphonate C-P lyase system protein PhnL, whose product MDKNNNKNWILKLSHVRKDFVFHHQQATCLKVLDDFSMEFYPGEAAVLSGPSGAGKSTLLRMIYAGYKTGRGEILVKHRGRPVDIATAEPAAIYEIRRETIGYVSQFLRVVPRVSALDTVIEPLTSRGMDEEMAREKGRRILARLHIPKELWHLSATTFSGGEQQRINIARGFIAHYPVMLLDEPTASLDEKNRRVVLELISEVLCAGASIIAISHDLSDQKAIADRIIPMAALAES is encoded by the coding sequence ATGGACAAAAACAACAATAAAAACTGGATCCTGAAACTGAGCCATGTCCGGAAAGATTTTGTTTTTCACCACCAGCAGGCCACCTGCCTGAAGGTGCTGGACGATTTCTCCATGGAATTTTATCCCGGAGAGGCGGCGGTGCTGTCCGGTCCATCCGGTGCGGGAAAAAGCACCCTGTTGCGGATGATCTATGCCGGCTATAAAACCGGCCGCGGCGAAATTCTGGTGAAACACCGGGGCAGGCCGGTGGATATTGCCACGGCCGAACCTGCCGCCATATACGAGATCCGCAGGGAAACCATCGGCTATGTAAGCCAGTTCCTCAGGGTGGTGCCCCGGGTGTCGGCACTGGATACGGTGATCGAGCCCCTCACCAGCCGGGGCATGGACGAGGAGATGGCCCGGGAAAAAGGCCGACGCATCCTTGCCCGTCTTCACATTCCCAAAGAGCTCTGGCACCTGTCCGCCACCACCTTTTCCGGTGGAGAGCAGCAGCGGATCAATATCGCCAGGGGATTCATCGCCCATTATCCTGTGATGCTGCTGGACGAGCCCACGGCATCTCTGGATGAAAAAAACCGCAGGGTAGTGCTGGAACTGATTTCAGAGGTGCTTTGCGCCGGAGCCAGCATCATTGCCATATCCCATGACCTTTCAGATCAAAAGGCCATTGCGGACCGGATCATTCCCATGGCTGCATTGGCGGAGTCGTAA